From Anopheles funestus chromosome 3RL, idAnoFuneDA-416_04, whole genome shotgun sequence, a single genomic window includes:
- the LOC125769151 gene encoding testis-specific serine/threonine-protein kinase 3-like produces the protein MPIQGEQPIPSSITALGYRWIKRLSEGAFSKVHLAEYHNRRSNCIETVACKLIDTKKCSEKFRKRFLPRELTILLHVRHPYIIRIHAIVKFRSKICIFMRYAEMGDMLSFVIEHGPLGEPQTRIWCRQLALAVQYLHESGIAHRDIKCENILLSANLNVKLSDFGFARYVAEKNRQPQLSTTFCGSFDYSAPELLKGKPYNPKASDLWALGVVLYMLLNKSVPFKGKTRQVYEQQMTRAWKFRSRVNDTLSPEVKTLVRSLLEPNPLIRWTIEEVLVCDWLIQDRRLRSLNAEEFSALAEARIFARSSADMERVKEKLRLIENTEQSVTMIKETGSKLGFRKHSDSLASIPTSLIEQVSNSKQRGSK, from the exons ATGCCAATTCAGGGCGAGCAGCCTATACCTTCATCAATAACAGCCCTAGGATATCGGTGGATAAAGCGATTAAGTGAAGGTGCTTTTTCAAAG GTGCATCTTGCAGAATATCATAATCGGAGAAGCAATTGTATCGAAACAGTAGCGTGCAAACTGATTGATACGAAAAAGTGCAGCGAAAAGTTTCGCAAACGATTTCTTCCAAGGGAATTAACGATACTGCTACATGTGCGCCATCCGTACATCATTCGCATACATGCTATCGTCAAATTTCGTAGTAAAATTTGTATCTTCATGCGATACGCTGAAATGGGTGATATGCTGTCATTCGTTATTGAACACGGTCCACTAGGTGAACCACAGACGCGCATATGGTGTCGACAGCTTGCGTTGGCCGTCCAATATCTTCACGAATCGGGCATCGCACATCGCGATATAAAGTGCGAAAACATTCTACTGTCCGCCAACTTGAACGTGAAGTTAAGCGATTTTGGATTTGCGCGCTATGTTGCCGAGAAAAATCGTCAGCCACAGCTTAGTACCACTTTCTGCGGTTCGTTTGATTATTCTGCGCCAGAATTGTTGAAAGGGAAACCCTACAATCCAAAAGCATCGGACTTGTGGGCACTAGGCGTCGTGTTATATATGCTGCTTAACAAATCTGTCCCATTCAAGGGCAAAACTCGTCAGGTATATGAACAACAAATGACACGTGCTTGGAAGTTTCGTTCGCGTGTGAATGATACATTATCTCCGGAAGTGAAAACGCTTGTAAGGAGTTTGCTTGAGCCGAACCCCTTGATTCGGTGGACGATTGAGGAGGTGTTGGTCTGCGATTGGTTGATTCAAGATCGTCGTTTGAGATCATTGAATGCTGAAGAGTTTTCAGCACTAGCAGAAGCCAGAATATTTGCTAGATCCTCCGCCGATATGGAACGTGTCAAAGAAAAATTGCGGCTGATTGAAAATACCGAACAATCGGTAACGATGATTAAGGAAACTGGCTCCAAATTGGGATTCAGAAAGCATTCTGATTCTTTAGCATCCATACCGACCTCACTGATAGAACAAGTATCGAACTCAAAGCAAAGGggcagcaaataa